The following are encoded in a window of Fusarium verticillioides 7600 chromosome 6, whole genome shotgun sequence genomic DNA:
- a CDS encoding hypothetical protein (At least one base has a quality score < 10), whose product MVCWGLVSTFQAFMTGRAAFYVTRALIGTFEGGFIPGVILMATYFYTSKELSIRLAAFWSTLNVARVISALLAAGLIEMRGVNGHPGWFWLLLLEGLLTVVIGLVSMAYLPTSPTGTKSLIWRKSWYTEREEVIMINRILRDDPAKGLTALKEPATWQDVKNAWSDPSLWGLYFIGLVAYIPAAPVQAYLTLTLKRVGKFSTLASNLLTAPSAALQIVTMLALAYSSEYFNERTFHCLFGEIWSLPLLTALLTLPDEGREWGRFSIITLISGYPYFHPLVSSWISENSFDVKKRAIAAATYNVIVQMGSVTSSQIYRKWDAPYYKNGNKVLISILCLSVVAFLAQRFWLIHLNKKKIEQWDQMTAEQKLEYQTDKEQREIDGNKRLDFRFAY is encoded by the exons ATGGTCTGTTGGGGTCTTGTCTCAACCTTCCAAGCCTTCATGACCGGACGAGCTGCTTTCTACGTTACCCGTGCTCTGATTGGAACCTTTGAGGGTGGTTTCATTCCTGGTGTTATTCTCATGGCGACTTATTTCTACACCTCGAAAGAGCTGTCTATCCGACTTGCAGCTTTCTGGTCTACTCTCAACGTCGCCCGTGTCATCTCTGCTCTCCTTGCTGCTGGGCTGATCGAGATGCGAGGTGTCAACGGCCACCCCGGCTGGTTCTGGCTTCTGCTCCTCGAGGGTCTTCTTACCGTGGTCATTGGTCTCGTCTCTATGGCCTATCTTCCTACCTCGCCCACAGGCACCAAATCTCTCATCTGGCGAAAGTCTTGGTACACTGAGCGTGAGGAGGTCATCATGATCAACCGTATTCTTCGAGATGATCCCGCCAAGGGTCTCACAGCATTGAAGGAGCCTGCCACATGGCAGGATGTCAAGAACGCATGGTCAGACCCCTCGCTCTGGGGTCTTTACTTTATCGGTCTCGTTGCCTACATTCCTGCCGCGCCTGTTCAGGCTTATTTGACTCTTACACTCAAGCGAGTTGGAAAGTTCAGTACCTTGGCTAGCAACCTGCTCACTGCACCCTCTGCTGCACTCCAGATCGTCACCATGCTTGCGCTGGCATACAGTTCTGAGTACTTTAACGAGAGGACGTTCCATTGTCTGTTTGGAGAGATCTGGTCACTGCCTCTTCTTACGGCACTTCTCACCCTTCCCGATGAGGGCCGAGAATGGGGACGATTCTCTATTATTACTCTGATCTCTGGTTATCCCTACTTTCACCCTCTGGTTTCTTCTTGGATTTCCGAGAACTCTTTCGATGTTAAGAAGCGAGCCATTGCTGCGGCTACATACAACGTCATTGTTCAAAT GGGAAGCGTTACAAGCTCTCAGATTTACCGCAAGTGGGATGCTCCTTACTACAAAAACGGCAACAAGGTGCTCATTTCGATTCTTTGCCTCTCTGTCGTTGCATTCCTCGCCCAGCGATTCTGGCTCATccacctcaacaagaagaagattgaacAGTGGGATCAGATGACAGCGGAGCAGAAGCTCGAATACCAGACGGACAAGGAACAGCGAGAGATTGATGGAAACAAGCGACTCGATTTCCGCTTTGCTTACTGA
- a CDS encoding hypothetical protein (At least one base has a quality score < 10) produces MGNPDIEASSAVAQRVSVEITKTQIGVGREQLSDALPPHADYEGGHRWDPSATWTPEEERRAVRKTDLKLLSWLCLMFFGLQLDRGNISNALADDLLTDLGLTTDDYNNGTTIQVLCFLLAEFPVQFLTKRYGFKHVLPTLMVCWGLVSTFQAFMTGRAAFYVTRALIGTFEGGFIPGVILMATYFYTSKELSIRLAAFWSTLNVARVISALLAAGLIEMRGVNGHPGWFWLLLLEGLLTVVIGLVSMAYLPTSPTGTKSLIWRKSWYTEREEVIMINRILRDDPAKGLTALKEPATWQDVKNAWSDPSLWGLYFIGLVAYIPAAPVQAYLTLTLKRVGKFSTLASNLLTAPSAALQIVTMLALAYSSEYFNERTFHCLFGEIWSLPLLTALLTLPDEGREWGRFSIITLISGYPYFHPLVSSWISENSFDVKKRAIAAATYNVIVQMGSVTSSQIYRKWDAPYYKNGNKVLISILCLSVVAFLAQRFWLIHLNKKKIEQWDQMTAEQKLEYQTDKEQREIDGNKRLDFRFAY; encoded by the exons ATGGGTAACCCGGATATCGAGGCGAGCTCGGCAGTTGCTCAGCGCGTGTCGGTGGAAATCACCAAGACGCAAATCGGAGTTGGCCGAGAGCAATTGTCAGACGCTTTGCCGCCTCATGCCGACTACGAAGGCGGCCATCGGTGGGATCCATCGGCTACATGGACtcctgaggaggagagacGGGCAGTACGAAAGACTGATCTCAAGCTTTTGTCTTGGCTGTGTCTTATG TTCTTTGGACTACAACTGGATCGTGGAAACATCTCCAACGCGCTCGCTGATGACCTCTTGACTGATCTCGGATTGACCACCGATGATTACAATAACGGAACCACCATTCAAGTCCTTTGTTTCTTGCTTGCTGAGTTCCCCGTTCAGTTCCTCACCAAACGATATGGCTTCAAGCATGTCCTTCCTACGCTCATGGTCTGTTGGGGTCTTGTCTCAACCTTCCAAGCCTTCATGACCGGACGAGCTGCTTTCTACGTTACCCGTGCTCTGATTGGAACCTTTGAGGGTGGTTTCATTCCTGGTGTTATTCTCATGGCGACTTATTTCTACACCTCGAAAGAGCTGTCTATCCGACTTGCAGCTTTCTGGTCTACTCTCAACGTCGCCCGTGTCATCTCTGCTCTCCTTGCTGCTGGGCTGATCGAGATGCGAGGTGTCAACGGCCACCCCGGCTGGTTCTGGCTTCTGCTCCTCGAGGGTCTTCTTACCGTGGTCATTGGTCTCGTCTCTATGGCCTATCTTCCTACCTCGCCCACAGGCACCAAATCTCTCATCTGGCGAAAGTCTTGGTACACTGAGCGTGAGGAGGTCATCATGATCAACCGTATTCTTCGAGATGATCCCGCCAAGGGTCTCACAGCATTGAAGGAGCCTGCCACATGGCAGGATGTCAAGAACGCATGGTCAGACCCCTCGCTCTGGGGTCTTTACTTTATCGGTCTCGTTGCCTACATTCCTGCCGCGCCTGTTCAGGCTTATTTGACTCTTACACTCAAGCGAGTTGGAAAGTTCAGTACCTTGGCTAGCAACCTGCTCACTGCACCCTCTGCTGCACTCCAGATCGTCACCATGCTTGCGCTGGCATACAGTTCTGAGTACTTTAACGAGAGGACGTTCCATTGTCTGTTTGGAGAGATCTGGTCACTGCCTCTTCTTACGGCACTTCTCACCCTTCCCGATGAGGGCCGAGAATGGGGACGATTCTCTATTATTACTCTGATCTCTGGTTATCCCTACTTTCACCCTCTGGTTTCTTCTTGGATTTCCGAGAACTCTTTCGATGTTAAGAAGCGAGCCATTGCTGCGGCTACATACAACGTCATTGTTCAAAT GGGAAGCGTTACAAGCTCTCAGATTTACCGCAAGTGGGATGCTCCTTACTACAAAAACGGCAACAAGGTGCTCATTTCGATTCTTTGCCTCTCTGTCGTTGCATTCCTCGCCCAGCGATTCTGGCTCATccacctcaacaagaagaagattgaacAGTGGGATCAGATGACAGCGGAGCAGAAGCTCGAATACCAGACGGACAAGGAACAGCGAGAGATTGATGGAAACAAGCGACTCGATTTCCGCTTTGCTTACTGA